In Ensifer adhaerens, a single window of DNA contains:
- a CDS encoding type I secretion system permease/ATPase has protein sequence MNGQPRDTCLTEVTHAIRRQLPILIVLSGLLNLLLLVTSIYMLQVYDRVLSSGSLDTLLWLTVIAIFSVTIYGALEQARRMIVGRAAGWLDSELSAPMLRRAMEVRLAGEEGRAGTREVGDLKSFYAGDAILAFLDTPWSLIFLVFIWILHPALGLVATIGAVLLLCLAFANDALTRKRQKQVAALTKTHQENAMRFVDAGETIRPLGMTRAILQRWLSRHIEVVAEQQMLADRTTTILSISRSLRLLLQIAILAVGAYFVIRGEMTAGAMVAGSIVMGRALAPIERSTSAWRSFVTARTAQANLKELFAGSASDGTERVSLPRPEGRLSFEGVYYIPPGGQHPILSSVGFAISPGETCAVIGPSGAGKSTLCRLAVGAWKPAKGHVRLDAADVFTWDQEELGRHIGYLPQQVELLPGTVAQNIARFREVDSEAVIRAARLAGVHELILALPDGYETEITLHSRRISLGQRQRLGLARSLYGDPAVLVLDEPNSNMDAAGDRALIEALSRLKQARTTVLIVTHHVAMLTCADKVLALNGGTVAAFGPRDDVVQMRSAQPLSVRLVQSGVLQDPSKPGRGSILSVAE, from the coding sequence ATGAATGGTCAGCCAAGAGACACCTGCCTGACGGAAGTTACCCACGCGATCAGGCGACAGTTGCCGATCCTGATTGTCTTGAGCGGTCTTCTCAACTTGCTGCTGCTCGTCACGAGCATCTACATGCTTCAAGTCTATGACCGTGTCCTATCCAGTGGATCGCTAGATACGCTTCTCTGGCTGACCGTGATCGCCATCTTTTCCGTCACAATTTACGGCGCGCTGGAGCAGGCAAGGCGAATGATCGTCGGCAGGGCAGCGGGCTGGCTCGACAGCGAACTTAGCGCGCCGATGTTGCGACGTGCCATGGAGGTGCGGCTTGCCGGAGAAGAAGGGCGTGCCGGCACGAGGGAGGTCGGCGATCTCAAGAGCTTTTATGCGGGGGATGCCATCCTCGCCTTTCTCGATACGCCTTGGAGCCTTATCTTCCTTGTCTTCATTTGGATATTGCACCCGGCGCTTGGTCTGGTCGCCACCATCGGCGCAGTGTTGTTGCTCTGCCTCGCCTTTGCAAACGATGCGCTTACACGCAAACGTCAAAAACAGGTCGCAGCCCTCACCAAGACGCACCAGGAGAACGCGATGCGGTTCGTCGATGCCGGTGAAACAATTCGGCCACTCGGCATGACACGGGCGATCCTTCAGCGTTGGCTGAGCCGCCACATTGAAGTGGTTGCCGAACAGCAGATGCTCGCCGACAGGACGACGACCATCCTTTCGATCTCGCGCAGCTTGAGGCTCCTGCTGCAGATCGCGATTCTTGCCGTCGGCGCCTATTTCGTAATTCGCGGAGAAATGACTGCCGGTGCAATGGTTGCGGGATCGATTGTCATGGGGCGCGCCCTCGCTCCGATCGAGCGCTCGACAAGCGCATGGCGATCCTTCGTCACAGCAAGGACTGCTCAGGCGAACTTGAAGGAACTTTTCGCCGGGTCAGCAAGTGATGGCACCGAGCGTGTCTCGCTCCCGCGCCCAGAAGGCAGGCTTTCATTCGAAGGCGTGTATTACATCCCCCCAGGCGGCCAACACCCTATTCTAAGTTCCGTGGGCTTTGCGATCTCCCCTGGCGAGACTTGTGCAGTCATCGGCCCATCGGGGGCCGGTAAGTCAACGCTCTGCCGGCTTGCCGTCGGCGCCTGGAAGCCAGCCAAGGGCCATGTGCGTCTCGATGCGGCGGATGTCTTTACCTGGGATCAGGAAGAGCTGGGGCGACATATCGGTTACCTGCCCCAACAGGTCGAGCTTCTACCCGGCACTGTTGCGCAGAACATCGCCCGCTTTCGAGAGGTCGATAGCGAGGCCGTTATTCGCGCGGCCAGGCTTGCCGGGGTTCATGAACTCATTCTCGCGCTTCCTGACGGCTACGAAACGGAGATCACGCTGCATTCACGGCGCATCTCGCTTGGTCAGCGCCAGAGACTTGGCCTTGCGCGATCACTTTACGGCGATCCGGCCGTTCTTGTCCTTGATGAGCCTAACTCGAACATGGACGCGGCGGGGGACCGCGCGCTTATCGAGGCTCTCTCCAGGCTGAAGCAGGCGCGCACGACCGTACTGATCGTTACCCATCACGTAGCGATGTTGACTTGCGCCGACAAAGTCCTGGCACTGAACGGCGGCACCGTTGCGGCATTCGGGCCACGCGACGACGTTGTGCAGATGCGGTCGGCTCAGCCGCTATCGGTACGACTGGTGCAATCCG